The genomic window GGAAGGCCCTTTTTATCAGTCTACTttataaaagatttaaataaAACTAAGATTCTATAACCATCGAGGGGGATAGGGCTTAGTCTATAAACGACTTTTTGAaggaattagatctagaatttcagggttagatcttgaaattttttcaagatcagacagcgaaaaattaaaataaatcaaaatttatcttataaaatcagagaatccctaaatctaagatcctattacatgattattatatgatattaaatcaaaaattaaaatataaagagcaagaactacatgttgatcatatcaacatgtttctatactacatctaatgtatgtaaaatataatagatcagatctattaccttacaagttagacgttctaacttttttgatccggacttgaggatgatgttgcgagccacacatgcgtccgacctctatgagtcatccaaacgagcccatgaatcacgatcagaagtcctaatccagaaaatcagtacagtatgctagtaccgtgctgatccttcttcgatggtcgatcagatgcctccttcttcttgatttaggctcttccaaagatgagaagtaggagaaggagttttagatgtgagacactctcaaaaaacttacagatggaggaagggaagaggtgaactcagcaaccctagaagaagaccctcttcttcttctctttgctctaacccagatacttagtcttgtgtctattatatctccatgccccaacaccctttctccctgattttcacatgcccaaaaggtctctcaatgctctataatccagaaaaattttaagaaaaaattcatcttaaataaagagatatgaagaatccttgtctaggtcacatacctaatcaagaaaaattcaaacagggcaagacaaggggtgcccaactcttaggcgccccctccttctttttctaccatggacaagggcgcataatatgtgccataaaatccaaaaaaattccaaaaaaaatctaggtaaaatcagtgtcataaggaaagagttttgattttttaaaattctatctcatagaatttgaaatccaaactaattcctactttgacttagttcacaaccacattccatgtaagagagaaagagtgaaaagctttggacatgcattaaggcctgagagagaagattttatcgcacaaaataagagagagtgggcgtggggggctaaggtggtgcaaggtggaatcctagtcttactagggttcaatctatgacttgttcaaatttggtttcacaAACCaagtcaaaccaaaaccaaatcaatccaattaaaataggtcttaacctaattaagaacctaatttaattagattaaattagatttaaatttaatttaattttttaatcgaagaaattaagttgacccaagtcctaattgaactaggactaattttttcttacacttagcttatccaataaatcaattggacttgatccaatcaagtccaaactaaatttaattaaatcatattcaattagacttaatctcaatccattggcttaatcaaattaagtcaattagcaatcgaattgctaatcgattctcctgcaacacttacactagattaaatgtcaatcgtattgatcgtttaaccctagaatgattcttaatcgttgatcaaccatccgatcggatcgtgaattctaatgtgtgtgacctcataggtccgaacctaagtcagtagcacaagaataaatttttgtaccaatcaaagtgaccatctagcaatggtacccgatggtcggataggtcgaatgtgtagaacaacatccttagaacctatgcggatatagtttccatataattcatccccttgatcaaaatgctcataggacacctcagagttcaactgtcaactctgatcaggttgtccacattatattttaaaatatcaaatccatcgatGGATTACTctaaccaaggttttgctaaattgaaatacagcgactcattcttctccaactcttaaagtggtcaattctatctcgatcacactctgacttcacaagtatttgactgtgtccagaagccttccatcactaaattagaaattcagttagtccagtaccaaagcacagtgagttgcttgcaagtcactgaggcgatctcaagtctaagggacacttatacctatatcccatcagagacattctcgacagcagaatgctctggagttggtcacgttcaatgacgatgtatccttacatctcacctgtatgccatactagtgtctccacactacttggttaagaggacaaccaatccatatggcctacagtgacctatgctcgatagaagctgtcatccttattaacagcctatcatttcatcgtgaacagttttaaggactaatcgataaatcctctctttatcgaacttaaatagtcctaaggacttcatcacaacaactgagttcattagaagatgaaaacttatgatgaaaatatcaaaaatatattttatttattaacaaatcaattacaatgtaaggttgctcaaccgtcaataggctgatgattgacttttgagacatatttttcaacaactcccacttgtcctagagccactcggcacagtatctaatacccatcttcgacttgtggttgtcgaactcctttatcgtcagggctttagtgaaggggtcggtcaggttctcctttccgtcgatcttctgaaggtcgacgtcacctcgatccatgatctcccggaccaggtgaaagcggcacaaaatgtgcttcatccgctgatgtgctttgggttccttcatctgagcaatggcactagtgctgtcgcagtagagtaggatcggaccatcgagggagggtgctactccgagctcgatgatgaatttttttagtcacacagcttccttcacgatatccgatgctgcgatgtactccgcctcacaaacagagtctgccacagtatgatgcttgaaactcttccagcaaatggctccaccattcagagtaaagatataatccgatacgcttctgctgtcatcatggtcagattgaaagctggagtctgtgaaccccacaagtttcagatctgactcaccataaatcaactattggtccttagtatttctcaaatacttaaggatggctttaaccactttccagtagttttctccaggatcagattggtatctacttactactcctagtgagtatgccacatctggccttgtacatgtcatgacgtacatgatagatctcacgatcgaagcatatgggactctactcatacgttctctctcttcaggagttgtcagacaatccttcttagagagagaaatttcatgacctatcgatagatagtcctttttgaaattcttcatactgaacctcttcagcatagtatctatgtacgggACTGAGATAACTCAagcatttttttagatctatctctatagatcttcatttctagaatgtaagatgcttcacccaagtccttcatggagaactgcgataacaaccaaacttttatttcctatagtgcggggatgttattcccgattaagagaatatcatccacgtacaagataaagaataccataactagaccatttgcccatttatagatgcagggctcttctccattcttaacgaagccatacgttttgatcactttatcaaaatgcatgttccaactccgagaagcttgcttcaatccataaatagatctctgaagcttgcatactttggactcatctgtggatgtaaatctctcaggttgtatcatatacacctctttggtcagctttccattcaggaaagctgtctttacatccatctgtcagatctcataatccagataggcagctattgcaagcattatccgaatggatttgagcattaccatatgggagaacgtctcgttatagtcaataccataatgttgacgataccccaataagtttaaccccttcaggtgggtcaaccaatatccatacatcgttgaccttcatggactccatttcggattttatagcttcaagccatttctcagaatcaggtctctgcattgcatccatatagatgattggatcctcattgttctcattgagttcgatgggatcaccgtccccgatcaaaaaattatagtatctgtctggctgacgcggtactctatcgaatcgtcttaatagtgcaggtacattgagctccggatctgatttaatcaaatccgactcaggtttagctattggtatcggtccttctacctgttgaacttcatcaagttcaaccttagaggcaatggttccttcaccaaggaactccttttctaaaaagattgccttaaggctgacgaacaccttttgttcatcaacatggtagaaaaaatatcttttggtctctttagagtaccctatgaatgtgcatttgtcagacctagatccaagtttatctgtaactaaccgtttgacataggtcgggcacccccagatcctaaagtgtgaaagtgctagcttacgccctattcatatctcatatggagtcttaattatagacttatttagaaccctatttaacagataacaggtcgattcgagtacatattcccagaaggatatcgacaagctggtaaaacccatcatggatcggaccatatctaacagagtccaatttctcctttcagacacaccattatgctgtggtgttcctagaggagtccattgggagagaatcccattctctcctagatatgtgagaaactcacctgaaagatattctcctccttggtcagatcgaagagttttaatactcttttcagtttgtttttctacttcacttcggaatcgtttgaacattttaaatgaatccgacttatgtttcatcagatagacatattcatatctggatagatcatctgtgaaagtgatgaattagaaatatccacttctagcacttgtgctcatgggcccgcatacatcagtatgtactaggcccaagagctcagtagctctctcatatttttcagtaaaaggtgacttgatcattttaccaagaagacaggactcacaggttggaagtcattcacaatcactgacttcgaagatNNNNNNNNNNNNNNNNNNNNNNNNNNNNNNNNNNNNNNNNNNNNNNNNNNNNNNNNNNNNNNNNNNNNNNNNNNNNNNNNNNNNNNNNNNNNNNNNNNNNAACATGAAGGAGATCATCGGCCGGGCGTTGAATCATGCCCGATCAAGGACTCGAAGACCGCTGTCTCCTTGGCTCTTGAGTATGATCCACCGCCAATCGTTGGGTTTGATTCACCGGCTGTTAGTGCCGATGGAGCTGGATCGCTGTCTGAACGACAGCTATTAGTTGTTGCACCTGCTAGAAAAGCAGATTGAATTGCTCCATGATCACCATCGTGGGTTGCTGCACCGGCGCAGAAACTTCCGCCATCGCCGAAGGTGCAGGAGCAAAGTGATTTATTTTATTCTGCACCTGCCGGGAGCTGGAGGTGTTGGTTCGTCAGGAGGAAGTCCTACGTGGAGCCATCTTTTTAAATTTCTGACTTGTCTGCTTTTTTTATAGGACCTGAGATTCAGCCCTTCCTCTATCCGTTGCGGCTTATTTCTGGTTTGACGTCAAAAATTGAGAAGCACAGCACTGGAGCAACCTGTAAAAAAATTCGAATCGAAGTATTGTGCTCCGGCAAAAattctccgacactcaagtcaaaaTGCACAAACAGAGAAGCAAAATTTTAGCTCTGAGATGGATTACTTACCTAGATCCTCGGAGCTTGATTTTTATAAAGGAGACGGTTGTGTAACCGTTTTTGATAGACAGACTGATCAAATCTGATGCGGTTATTTGTTGTAATTCTCAAAATCAGACGATTACACTTGAAAGATTCTTAAGATCAGATGGTTACACCCAGAAAGTATTGACAACTGTGGTCAGATAGCATTGACAGCTATGGCCAGTTGGCACTTGCCTTTTGAATCTGAGCCCGATCAATCTACTTTTGAAAAGAGATCAAAGAGTGTAGCGTGTCGACTAGAAGTTGGGACTGATAGTTTTTTCGATCAAGGGTTGGACCAAACCTTTTCTGCCCAAAGATTCTGATTAAGAACATACCGATGAGAGATCGGACAGAATAACCTCAGACCAGAGGTCGGGACAGACATTTGCCGATCAGAGATCGGACAAACCGCAACAATTAGGCCGCTTGAAAGATACTGATATGGACTCGATGGGTCATAATGGGCTTGAATCTTTATACATCACCGGCTCATTCCAAATTACTCCTAACACCATGTATGTTTGACTTTACACCTTAGTGAAATCACGCATCAGCATATGCTGCTCAAGTTTCCGTAAATCATACTAAGGAAACCTAGCCTACGTAGGATATAAATTCAAGAATTCTGCTCTGCTGACCTGCAAGACAGAAGGCTGTGAACTCCAATGTTCATATTAATTAGAATtgcaatttttctgaaatttattaatGCCAACAAAGTCATGTGCTGCACAAGTTTttcatatgtatatataaaagTAGAGATTGTATTCTGTACTTACACATTTAGTAGTTCTCTGCCACAGGTCTAGAAGGGAAGAGTCTTAGAAGAAATGTAGTCAAGGACCACAAACAAACAACACCAAGGACTTGCAGAACAACTAGCATGGAACCAATGTTGCACCTCTTTCCATTAATGCAGGGGTCATGGAGGATCCTCTCATagaaaatcaattttttcaataaaatgtgCTCCTTTATTTAACTGAAACAATCTATATACCTGCAAAATTAATGAGTTGGGTCTTAAAATTTTATACCAAACACAGATGGTTCAAACAGATATGCAGGTTATATACCTCAAAGATAATTGGCAGTACAGGCCAACAAGATGAACCACGCTTGTCAACATGCATCTCAAATGCAAATTGAGCTGCACATCCGAGTAGAAATGGAGCAACTGCAACCACAGCTGGGAGACCAATAACTGGCCAAGCAACATATACAGCAAGAATAGGAACAAACACCTTGAAACCCATGGTGAAGAAGGCAGAAGACAAGTATCCTCTGAGGCCTGTGATGAGGCTCCATCTCTTTGAGCTGAAGTCAAGATATGGGCGCTGCACATGATCTGTTATAGATAGAAATGCAGCAAGCCCGGCATAAAATATAGCCTCTGAAGACAATGATGCTACAATTTCTGCAAGGTTGCAGAAACCATTGTAAATCAAAATCAGTACAATACTAAGCAAGCCACTAAAATCACTATAAGGCATTCTTGAAAGCACATAaggaaaatattttgagatcttttgcTTAAACACTAGAGAAGTATTCTCTAGTTGAAATCTATTAGTGATAATTCTTGCATAGTTATGGAGTATATCATAGGACTGAAAAATATTTCTGGAAGATTGGAACAGTTATATTTTTACAATTACTACGATTATGATAAAATTTCTAATTTTCCCTCTCATTTCATTAATCTCTAAATTCTTCTCAACCTCTGCCAGAGTTTTCATGGCTTCTGAGCCTCAGCTGTTCGCTTTCGAAAACTCAAATTTATAAATGATACAGATTTGAGCTTCATCAACAAAGATCAATCTGAAAGATGGTTGTTGTCTCCAAAAACTCTTTGTTTTACAAACTGCAATAACAGGGATTGATAATTGATGACAACAATTATTGCCCAATTTTTTTCAGAAAATCTATTCAAAAAAATTCCCGCGGGGGGGCGCGGGGGGCAAGAAAAGACGACAGTGGTTATAAACTACCAGAATTTTGGCTGTCTTTGATGCATCAAGCATAGCATCCAAAAATGATGAAATCATTAGAAATATAGTCAGAAGATTGCCAGCAAGGTTACTAGATTAAATTGCAATTGAATTCATCTACAAATAACGTGAGCCTAAAGGCAAAATGGCATAAAGGtgctattaaagaaaaaaatttaatcccCTGCATAAGAGAAAAATGCAAGAGAAAATCAGCAGAACATCAAATTTATATTCCACTACCAAAAGGATAAAGACATCAAAACAACTTGCAAGATAACTAACACTTTTGCCAAAACAAAACTCATCAGAAACCAATACCAATCAAAACTTATTCATTACATAAAATTCAATCTCCAGCAGAAGAATCGGAGCCAAAACAACAATGCACTAGATGGCAAAATCAGTATAAAAATTAACATAAAACTACGAGTAGTCAACTAAGGTTGCAGAAAGGGATTTAATTTCTTCAAGTAAGCTGCAAAAATGATATGAAGCGATGAAATACCTGCAAGAATCTCATCTTTGAGTAATATTTCAATAGCATTGCCAAGGAAAAATTGGGGAAGGACCAGTGACAATATCAATGCGACTGGGCCGACAGCCCAAACATACGACCCCGTACCATCCCTGAAAGGGGATGAAACCAATTTCCTCTCTTCCAACAGCTGGTGGGTCAATCCACAGAAAGAAACTGAACCTGACTTCCCACGGAAGGGGTCCAAACCAATCCTCCCAACAGAACCAGACCTTTGAACCACACCAGAATTTGGAGTGTCCGCCATGGGGCGAGCATTTGAATTGGGAGTAGAAAGAACCACCTTTTTTACTCCATGAGAATTCTCCAAGTCAGGCAAAAAGGAGAACACCTTACTTGCCCCTAGTGGAGTTTTAGCGGAAAGTTCCCAATAAAAATGGAACCAAGATTACATTGCCAGAAATATGAAtaaagatgaatttttttcatatatattaaaaagaaaaaaagattcttGAGAGAAATCCAAAGTCAAAAGAGGTACTCTTAGAGGCGTTTCCAGGTCGAAATCCGACGTTTTTCCACCCGAAATTACCGAGAGATAGCTGGAATCAGATAAAAGAAAGGACGGGAAAAGAatcagaaatctaagaattatttAAGAACAGAAAGGTAAATTAGAGTTTAGAGGGTTATGAGAAGACTACTCACGGTGGTGGAAGAATGGGGGACGGGTGAAAGCAACGAACGGACTGGAGCTGCATTCTCTTTGTCGCTACCTTGTTGCACCTCTTCGTTGCTGGGGGATGTGGATTGCCTTCCACACGTTTAAACCCTTGTAAAATCTATACCCTGTGGGCCTAGTGGGTCGGGTAAAAACTGATTCGACCCGAACCCGATCTGATGTGCACCTGATCTTCCTAGTGCAGAGACATGGGCCTTGTATGGGCTCTAAAAGGCGACCCGAAATTAACTGGATGCTTgttggaacaaaaaataaaaaataaaaaattctcctGGTATCTCAAACTATAGtgttcatttgctcatttgctagctAACATGTTATCAATACACGCCCCAACCTTTTTTTATTGCTGTATGTATGCTATTGAATTGGAAAGGAATAACTCAAATTATGAGGGGATGATTCAATAAAATTGTCTATGGAATTTGTATCAAAGGGATAAGAAAGTCAATGATGACCAAGAAAGAAAATGGCACATAATCCAAGTTAGCTAATAGCTTGATGCAGGAGAATCCTTGGATTTGTTGCTGTGATGAACTAGTTGATTACCCGGGTGGATCAGGTCAGCCTAGCTTGATTTGACTTGAGCATGCGTAGGATGGAGAGAAGACTCCTATTAGGAATCTTTTTCTCTCCCAAATCTGGTGAAAACCGAGAGTCCCAGGGCATGGCAAATTTAGGCTAAACCCTAGGATCTCGTCTATAAAAAAACCTCTCTCTTCTTCCTATGGATTCTATTGCTGTAAGCCTTCGGATTAACATCCGTCATCCACCGATATGAAGCTTGGGTTTGGCTGAAGAGGCACCTCCATCTAGGGGAACCTGTAATGGAAGTCCACATGCACCGAAGGTGCTCCGATGGGGGACCTTCCGATGTTTAAGTAAGCCGGAGCt from Elaeis guineensis isolate ETL-2024a chromosome 4, EG11, whole genome shotgun sequence includes these protein-coding regions:
- the LOC105035478 gene encoding LOW QUALITY PROTEIN: uncharacterized protein (The sequence of the model RefSeq protein was modified relative to this genomic sequence to represent the inferred CDS: inserted 3 bases in 3 codons), whose translation is MQLQSVRCFHPXPHSSTTLSLGNFGWKNVGFRPGNASKRASKVFSFLPDLENSHGVKKVVLSTPNSNARPMADTPNSGVVQRSGSVGRIGLDPFRGKSGSVSFCGLTHQLLEERKLVSSPFRDGTGSYVWAVGPVALILSLVLPQFFLGNAIEILLKDEILAEIVASLSSEAIFYAGLAAFLSITDHVQRPYLDFSSKRWSLITGLRGYLSSAFFTMGFKVFVPILAVYVAWPVIGLPAVVAVAPFLLGCAAQFAFEMHVDKRGSSCWPVLPIIFEVYRLFQLNKGAHFIEKIXFSMRGSSMTPALMERGATLXSMLVVLQVLGVVCLWSLTTFLLRLFPSRPVAENY